The DNA window GATTCCACATAATAGTCATTGGTAACAGGTTGAACCTTGGATAATGATGGTAGCGGAACAGTCTTTGGTGGAGCGGGTGGCATACTCACATCATAAGACTTAAGCGGTTCCGGAACTATATTCGATGCCAATTTTTCTATAGGTCGTTTTGCGTGTCTTTTCTCTTTCTGAATATTCCTTTTTGTGATACTGTCAACTTCTGCTATGTAAGTATTCTGGCTGACAGCCGGTTCTTTTGAAATTCTATTTTCAGCGATAACAGGTTTTACAGGTTCCGCTATATCTTTGTTGTTAAGAAAATAGAAAGCACCCAGGCCAATAGCAATACTGGCAGCAATACCATAAGGGAGCCAGAAAGGAACAGTTCTCTTATTTTCTTCTTTCTTATCTAATTTTTCTTCAATTTTTCCCCATACTTTTTCAAAACCAGGAAAAACATTTGGTTCTTCTGAAAGCTTAGAGGCTTCATTGAATTGTTGATCTATATGATTATTTTCCATTGTTGTAAAGTTTAAATGTTTTGATTCACTAAAAGTTCCTGCAATTTTTTCCGTGCAAAATTAAGCTGGGATTTTGATGTTCCTTCGCTGATGGAAAGCATTGCAGCTATTTCCTTGTGCGGATATCCTTCAATAGCAAAAAGATTGAAAATAGCCCTGCATCCTTCGGGGAGAAACTTTAATAAGCTCAGAATATCTTTTTCAAACGAAATATTTTCCGGTGATCCATCCGGAGAATCCACCATATTTTCTTCGAGGGAAATAAATAAGGCTTTGTTGGTTCTTATTTTCTGCAGGCATTCGTTAACTGCAATTTTCCTGGTCCAGGCTTCAAAGGTTTCAGGAGTTTGAAGCTGGTTGATCTTCGTGAAAATTTTGTAGAAGGTATCGGCCAATACCTCCTCTATATCTTCATCGTTCTTTAAATAGCGTCTACAAACGGAGTAGAGTTTGCCCGCCATTTTTTCGTAAACTTTCCGCTGTGCGTTGCGGTCGTTCCGTTGACATTCTAATAATAATTCTCGTTCCATAGTCAGGCTTTATACTATGATAGATGCAGAAACTTTTGTTGGGGTTGGAATCATGGTTAACTTTTTTAACAAAAACTTACATTTCAAATTTAACTTTTCCTGTTGTAACAAATCTCTATTAGTAACGACTATTAATACAAATAATCTTTTATAGTAATGAAAAATGCGAAAATGGCATCATTACTTTTTGTTTTGTCTGCAGGAAGTATGATGTTTGCCCAAGATGACTTAATCAACAAACTAAAAAACAATCACTCTCAAAATGCTAATTTCCAGTTCACAACGCTAAAAGACGTTGGAGCGACTTCAGTAAAGAACCAAGGTTCATCGGGAACTTGCTGGAGTTATTCTGGAAATTCATTCCTGGAATCTGAAATGCAGAGAATGGGCAAAAAGCCTGTCGATCTTGCTGAAATTTTCACGGCCAGAAATTCTTACCATGATAAAGCAAAATTATATGTTTTAAATAATGGAGCCATCAGCTGGGGTGACGGTGGAGAGCTTCACGATGTAATCAATATGTACAAAAAGTACGGAGCGGTTCCACAGGATGTGTATACAGGATTAAAATCCGGACAAACCACGAACAACTTCAAGGAAATGCAGGGGAAAATAAAACCGGTTCTTGATAGTCTTGTTCAGGCTTCATCTAAAGGAAAACTTACCGATAACTGGATGGATTCTGTAGATACAATTCTTGATGAATATTTAGGAAAAGTACCTTCTAATTTCACTTATGAAGGGAAAAATTATACTCCTAAAACATTTGCTAAAGAAGTAGTAGGAATTAATGCCGATGATTATGTAGAATTATCTTCTTACAAAGACTATGCTTATTATCAGAAATTTGTAGTTCCGATTCCTGATAACTGGAGCCATGATTCTGACTGGAATGTTCCGATGAAAGATCTTACTGCAATTATTGATAATGCGGTAACAAAAGGATATTCTGTAGGTTGGGCTACTGACGTTTCAGAACCTTATTTCTCTTACAAAAATGGGGTTGCTTATGTTCCTGATATGGAGCTTGATCAGATTACTTCTGAAAACAAGCAGACTTTATTTACAGAGCCTAAAAAAGATAAAACCATTACCGAGGATATGCGCCAGAAAGCGCTTAATAACCTTTCAACTACGGATGACCATGGAATGCATATCGTAGGTTTGGCTAAAGATCAAACGGGTAAGGAGTATTATATGGTAAAAAATTCATGGGGTGTAACCAATGACTTTGCAGGATACCTTTATGTAACAAGACCTTATGTTGAATATAAGTCTACTGCTATTTTGGTTCATAAAAATGCCATTCCAAAAAGCATTCTTAAACAATTGAAACCTACTAAAAATATTGGGTTGTAAGAAATCACTTCTGTCATTTGATATGGCAGTTTTAGATATTTAAATCTGTTAAAACCCGCTCCCGGAAATTTCCGGGAGCGGGTTTGTTTTTATTCTGGTTGTAAAGGCTCTATAAACAACTTTAAAGTACTCACAAACGAGCTGCGTTGCTGTGGAAGGATCTGGTCAATCCGCTCGCATTCTGATTGAATATAAGCCGCTGCCTACATTTAACATAAAATATTAATATGTTAAAATTAACGTCAAAGCATTTAATGATTTAAAAAAAATACTACATTTGTTTACACTACAAACTATTAAACATGAAAAATTCAAGAAAATTAACAAAGTCTGATTTAAAGAAAATTAACGGAGGTAATGCTCCCGACTGTCCTACAGGAACTACCGCATGCTATATTCCCAGCAAAAATGGCTTTCCACCTCGATGGACATGTGTTCTGAATACACAAGAATGCCCATAAAATAAACTATTTCAACGTATTCAATGTAAAAAACAGGACTCTGGTTTTTATATACAATTAAGGTTTTAATTTATCTTATTATTTATAAAAATCACAGTCTTTCAAAATTATGTATAACCATCAACAAATTATCAAACATGAAAAATCTAAAAAAACTCGCAACATCGGATCTAAAAAAAATTAATGGAGGAAATGCTCCGAATTGTGAAGGGGGATACATTGCATGTCGTAACAAAGCTCAGAACGGGTCTCCTGCTTACTGGTCTTGCGAGCCTCCTGAAACAGGATGTCGCTTCTAAAACAAATATAATGAACGGGCTTTCAATATTCTGAAAGCCCGTTCATTATTCATAAAAACAATACAATAACAACCAACACTTTATTCATTATGAAAAATCTAAAAAAATTAACCAAATCCAATTTGAAAAAAATCAGCGGCGGAGATGCTCCAGTATGTGGAGATAACGAAATTCCGTGTCATTACTTTAATGAGTCCGGCAGTTCTTCCTACTGGAGTTGCGAACCAGCTGTTTATTCATGTAGAAAATAAAACAAATAGAACCCCGATTTCAGAATTTCTGAAATCGGGGTTCTTAATAAATAGGTGAAAATTAAATATAAAATAAAGTGAATTATGATGATTAATGGGATTGGTAAATAGTTAATTTTGCTCTGCCAGTGAATAAAATTATGCTGTAATAAAATTGCCGGCAAAGCCAATTCAATATCACCTTCTCACATTAAAATAATACGCCCATACTTTCTGCTGAAAAATCCAGAAGCGCTTCGGTATTCCCGTCTTTGATCTTCTGTACCCACTGATAATCCTGTAAAATAGCACGTCCTACTGCAACAAGATCAAATTCTTCACGATCAAGTCTTCTGATCAATTCGGTAAGGTCTGTTTTTTCTGTTCCCTGACCGGCAAAAGCATTTAAGAAATCTCCGTTTAATCCTACAGAACCTACGGTAATTGTTGGTTGCCCGGTAACTTTTTTTGCCCAGCCTGCAAAGTTCAAATCGGAACCTTCAAATTCCGGTTCCCAAAAACGACGTTGTGAACAGTGGAAAATATCTACTCCGGCCTCTTTTAACGGCAATAGCCAGTCTTCCATTTCATTTGGAGTTAATGCCAGTCTGCTTTTATAATCCTGTTGTTTCCATTGTGAAAGGCGGATAATAATGGTAAAGTCCTCTCCTACTGCAGCTCTTATTGCTTTCACAACATCAACCGCAAATTTGCTTCTTTCTTTTAATGTTTTACCTCCATATTCGTCAGTTCTTGTATTGGTTAC is part of the Chryseobacterium lactis genome and encodes:
- a CDS encoding RNA polymerase sigma factor, whose protein sequence is MERELLLECQRNDRNAQRKVYEKMAGKLYSVCRRYLKNDEDIEEVLADTFYKIFTKINQLQTPETFEAWTRKIAVNECLQKIRTNKALFISLEENMVDSPDGSPENISFEKDILSLLKFLPEGCRAIFNLFAIEGYPHKEIAAMLSISEGTSKSQLNFARKKLQELLVNQNI
- a CDS encoding C1 family peptidase — encoded protein: MKNAKMASLLFVLSAGSMMFAQDDLINKLKNNHSQNANFQFTTLKDVGATSVKNQGSSGTCWSYSGNSFLESEMQRMGKKPVDLAEIFTARNSYHDKAKLYVLNNGAISWGDGGELHDVINMYKKYGAVPQDVYTGLKSGQTTNNFKEMQGKIKPVLDSLVQASSKGKLTDNWMDSVDTILDEYLGKVPSNFTYEGKNYTPKTFAKEVVGINADDYVELSSYKDYAYYQKFVVPIPDNWSHDSDWNVPMKDLTAIIDNAVTKGYSVGWATDVSEPYFSYKNGVAYVPDMELDQITSENKQTLFTEPKKDKTITEDMRQKALNNLSTTDDHGMHIVGLAKDQTGKEYYMVKNSWGVTNDFAGYLYVTRPYVEYKSTAILVHKNAIPKSILKQLKPTKNIGL
- a CDS encoding bacteriocin-like protein; the encoded protein is MKNSRKLTKSDLKKINGGNAPDCPTGTTACYIPSKNGFPPRWTCVLNTQECP
- a CDS encoding bacteriocin-like protein: MKNLKKLATSDLKKINGGNAPNCEGGYIACRNKAQNGSPAYWSCEPPETGCRF
- a CDS encoding bacteriocin-like protein, which produces MKNLKKLTKSNLKKISGGDAPVCGDNEIPCHYFNESGSSSYWSCEPAVYSCRK
- a CDS encoding NADH:flavin oxidoreductase; the protein is MSTSSLFKPFQYKNLQLKNRIVMAPMTRAQSDNGVPTQEIADYYGRRAASEVGLILSEGTVINRPGSKNLPNIPDFYGNEALNGWKNVIDTVHQHGGKMGPQIWHVGDTRMSEEYPLVQMEKASTMTIEDIQDTIAQFAASAKSAKDLGFDCLEIHGAHGYLIDQFFWEVTNTRTDEYGGKTLKERSKFAVDVVKAIRAAVGEDFTIIIRLSQWKQQDYKSRLALTPNEMEDWLLPLKEAGVDIFHCSQRRFWEPEFEGSDLNFAGWAKKVTGQPTITVGSVGLNGDFLNAFAGQGTEKTDLTELIRRLDREEFDLVAVGRAILQDYQWVQKIKDGNTEALLDFSAESMGVLF